The genomic window CAGATCAGCAAGCTGGAGGGCACATGCCCTGGTCCTCGAATGGCCACCGCAGAGGCCTGGGTCGAACACATCCAGAGCAAGCACGAGGCGATGCTGGGACTCGAAGGAATGGGAGTGGCTCCATTCCGGGAGAGGGAATGGGAAACGGAGGAGGCACTGCCCCTTCCAGCTTACACAATGGGACGGCAGGGCGACCCAATTGTGGTTAACACACCCACCAAGGACCTGGCCCAGGTAAATGGCCTGCCATTAGTCAATGATGATGAACTTTCCCCAAGTATATTATTAACTTCCGACTTAAGCTTGCCTACAACCTGGGCGTAATTGGCGATGCCCGCAAGGCTTCCATGCACGAGGATTTCTTTGCCAACCTGAGCGAGTCCGCTCTGTATTTGCTTAGCATTCGTTACTACGGAGAACTGTTGGAGCACACTAAGGTGCGTGTAAAGACTCTGGTCGAGAGCTATGCGGAGCTGAACGAGCTGTACGTGAGACAAGATGGAATTATAGCGTATATAAGCGGGGGAACGTACATGACGCGGCTGGAGGAGAGCATTGATGAGCAGTTGGAGACGGCAAGAGATACAAGAGATAAGCTGGGCAGTGCACTAGAGCAGTGGCGCATCTGTGGATTACTACTTAGGGCAGCCGCCAATTCCTCTACGCAGGCATTAAAACAATGGCGACAGCTTGGAAGGATTATGTAGGTAACGTAATTCCCACTCAGAATTTGTTAACAATTATTTCTCCTTCAGAGATCCCAAACAAAAGCTTCAGTGGGCGTTGGACTGCCGAAGTCTTTTACACGCCTCCACAATATCCCTAGAGGCGGCTCAGCTGGCTCTGCCGCACGTGGAACTAAAGTACATGAGTCATCGCCAAGTTCTAGCCGTCAAGCACTGTAACACCTACCTAATCACGGATATAGCCAACAAAGCGCGGTCAGTTAAAAGAATCTAGAATATTCTCCAAAGTTAAACGAATCCCTTTTAGGTACGAACACACCAGTCGGGTCTTCACTAGCTATGAGTCGAATATGTCCAAAACGTGCACTTGGCTCTACGAAACCTTTAACAGCACGCTGCGCCCAGACTACGACAAGGCGGAGGAAACTGTATGCAGACTGGCTAAGACGCTACGGGACCATCGCGAGGAGGTCTTCAGCACGGTGCGCAAGTGACATTAAACAAATTGCTCAGTTATATAGGTATTTTGTACATTACTTTAATAAACAGTAGGCATAAAATTAGTACCAATAGCTCTTGGCTGGCGTACGTTCCTCCTTGATGCCCATTTCCTCCATAATGTCCATCTCGAATGTGGACAACTTGGGCTGAAAGGTGATCTCGCCCACAACAGCGCCTGAAAAGGACAGACTTGTAGGACtagaaacatatttaaatgcgaTGATAGCCCATACCTGGCGTATCCTTCTCCCGTTCGATGTAGGCGTTTGGTGTTTTGTAATCGTGCGTCTGGTTGTTGGTTTCTGGGACGGGTATGATTCGGCCCGATCGCAAGGACACTCGCACTTTCTCGCCCTCCTCCGTGAAACGCCATTCAAAGTCTGTGCCCTGAAGATCCGATGGGTCCACCAGACGGATATCCTTGGTGACGTGCAGAGGTGCCTCGGACTTGATAATGATGCCGGGAAACTCCTTCTCGCCGCCAACCTTGCGGTAGTGCCAGTTGAGGCCTTCTACAATTACCCAATTGCGCTCGGGTATTACCTGGGTGACGATTCCTTGTTTTCCCTTATCCTTACCCACCAGGACTTCAATGCGATCTCCACGGAAGAAGCTCCAATCCTCTAAAAAGTAGACACAACCATGGTTTATTAGGCTTTAGATAAAGGCATATCTTTCCTTACCAATTGGTTCCACTAGCACCTTGCGACGCACGGTTCCGGGCATATTTTGTTGGCGGAACTGTCCCGTCCATGAACGATTTGTCGTGTAGCGGAACCTCTTTCGCTCCACTGTACGTGGCAGGTAATTAATCTCCTTCGGAGTTTGCCAGTACACCTGTtttcaaatgaatataaatattttattaaatgcgGATACATTTTCCATGCGATCTGTTACGTGAGCCGCTGTACACAAGTTGTTCAATGAAAATGACTTTTGTGTTACCTGCTTTTTGCTGCGCTCAATGTATTCCTTGGGCAGATTGGAAAAGTTCTTCAACTTGCTGGCCAAATATTGCGTTAAACGCATCTTGAAGGATTAATTCAACAATTAATAATAAGAACTAAGAAATTAAATGCGGCTTGCAATCAGCTGTTGGGAACTAATGAAAAGCCATTCAAAGGAAAGcaccaacatttatttattttaaatatttatgcgtCGCTAAAGATTATGAACTCTTAATGTAGACTTGTAAAATAATTCGCATCATaagtttataattaaaatcaCATTTCTGTCAGGTTATGTGGGTTTAACCATATATGCTAGCCAAAATCTTTTTGTAACAttataatttacaaataaGCGAACTACCATTGAATTCCCCGTGTAAACCTAGTTCGTTGCGACTGGCAGAATTAGGTAAGAAGAAGCAGCTGCTATTTGTAAACTACACTTGGCTCTAAATTACAATGCAAACCGGCTTAATATAAACAAGAGGTAAGTGCTAGACCATATAAATGTGGGCACGTGCGGGCGCAACACCATTGGAAGACGCAATCGCAACCGGAGAGCGTCTGTTCTGGCCAGCTCCATCCAACCGCTTGGGAAGGGCCTCGCAGCGCTTAGTCATATCCATAACTCACCACTCACCGAAACTACCCAGTTCCTGCTCAGCCATAAGTTCCTAAAATAATTAGCAATATGTCTCACCACATAGATATGGAAGAACACAATGAGCCGGAGCCAGTGCTGCTCTCCAAGCACGCCAAGAACCTGCTGAGATTTCTTAATCTCCTGCCA from Drosophila yakuba strain Tai18E2 chromosome 2L, Prin_Dyak_Tai18E2_2.1, whole genome shotgun sequence includes these protein-coding regions:
- the LOC6527624 gene encoding uncharacterized protein LOC6527624 isoform X1; the protein is MGCGSSMDTQTNHVVTEVSSEMQPRQNDASGVIANVVEQYVRLDEQISKLEGTCPGPRMATAEAWVEHIQSKHEAMLGLEGMGVAPFREREWETEEALPLPAYTMGRQGDPIVVNTPTKDLAQLAYNLGVIGDARKASMHEDFFANLSESALYLLSIRYYGELLEHTKVRVKTLVESYAELNELYVRQDGIIAYISGGTYMTRLEESIDEQLETARDTRDKLGSALEQWRICGLLLRAAANSSTQALKQWRQLGRIIDPKQKLQWALDCRSLLHASTISLEAAQLALPHVELKYMSHRQVLAVKHCNTYLITDIANKARYEHTSRVFTSYESNMSKTCTWLYETFNSTLRPDYDKAEETVCRLAKTLRDHREEVFSTVRK
- the LOC6527624 gene encoding uncharacterized protein LOC6527624 isoform X2, with translation MGCGSSMDTQTNHVVTEVSSEMQPRQNDASGNVVEQYVRLDEQISKLEGTCPGPRMATAEAWVEHIQSKHEAMLGLEGMGVAPFREREWETEEALPLPAYTMGRQGDPIVVNTPTKDLAQLAYNLGVIGDARKASMHEDFFANLSESALYLLSIRYYGELLEHTKVRVKTLVESYAELNELYVRQDGIIAYISGGTYMTRLEESIDEQLETARDTRDKLGSALEQWRICGLLLRAAANSSTQALKQWRQLGRIIDPKQKLQWALDCRSLLHASTISLEAAQLALPHVELKYMSHRQVLAVKHCNTYLITDIANKARYEHTSRVFTSYESNMSKTCTWLYETFNSTLRPDYDKAEETVCRLAKTLRDHREEVFSTVRK
- the LOC6527624 gene encoding uncharacterized protein LOC6527624 isoform X3 — its product is MGCGSSMDTQTNHVVTENVVEQYVRLDEQISKLEGTCPGPRMATAEAWVEHIQSKHEAMLGLEGMGVAPFREREWETEEALPLPAYTMGRQGDPIVVNTPTKDLAQLAYNLGVIGDARKASMHEDFFANLSESALYLLSIRYYGELLEHTKVRVKTLVESYAELNELYVRQDGIIAYISGGTYMTRLEESIDEQLETARDTRDKLGSALEQWRICGLLLRAAANSSTQALKQWRQLGRIIDPKQKLQWALDCRSLLHASTISLEAAQLALPHVELKYMSHRQVLAVKHCNTYLITDIANKARYEHTSRVFTSYESNMSKTCTWLYETFNSTLRPDYDKAEETVCRLAKTLRDHREEVFSTVRK
- the LOC6527623 gene encoding probable 39S ribosomal protein L24, mitochondrial, producing MRLTQYLASKLKNFSNLPKEYIERSKKQVYWQTPKEINYLPRTVERKRFRYTTNRSWTGQFRQQNMPGTVRRKVLVEPIEDWSFFRGDRIEVLVGKDKGKQGIVTQVIPERNWVIVEGLNWHYRKVGGEKEFPGIIIKSEAPLHVTKDIRLVDPSDLQGTDFEWRFTEEGEKVRVSLRSGRIIPVPETNNQTHDYKTPNAYIEREKDTPGAVVGEITFQPKLSTFEMDIMEEMGIKEERTPAKSYWY